The Mercenaria mercenaria strain notata chromosome 10, MADL_Memer_1, whole genome shotgun sequence genome contains a region encoding:
- the LOC123559782 gene encoding uncharacterized protein LOC123559782 — protein sequence MQYYDSKSQLDGSEVDSQSAFEMHQWPSHYTSQASMASITPSYKSYLSTYTPSQASFFVLPVTAEAPNEMQRAQDNWGFAFCSLFCNPIFGIAAILLAEMSRDFFKKKNYIQASKYGSYAKGTALGGIIVTIVVLVLIIAQVLHYRLKFNY from the exons ATGCAGTACTATGACAGTAAATCTCAGCTGGATGGGAGTGAAGTTGACTCCCAGTCGGCATTTGAGATGCACCAATGGCCGTCCCACTATACATCGCAGGCCAGTATGGCGAGTATCACCCCCAGTTACAAGAGTTATCTTTCCACGTACACACCATCACAGGCGTCGTTCTTTGTGCTTCCTGTAACAGCAGAAGCGCCCAATGAGATGCAGCGGGCGCAAGATAACTGGGGCTTCGCTTTCTGCTCCCTCTTCTGTAACCCAATATTTGGTATCGCTGCAATTCTTCTTGCTG agatgtCACGGGATTTCTTCAAGAAGAAAAACTACATTCAGGCATCAAAATACGGGTCCTACGCAAAGGGTACAGCATTGGGCGGAATTATTGTCACCATCGTCGTTTTAGTGCTGATTATAGCGCAAGTTTTACATTATAGACTCAAATTTAACTACTAG